Proteins encoded within one genomic window of Pedobacter africanus:
- a CDS encoding M14 metallopeptidase family protein: MVKCLLFSFLLWCGWNIAEAQVKSPDDFLGYSLGSRFTSHNRTLEYFRYLGKIVKNIRLVNYGKSYEGRDLLVAIVSAKENIDNLEQIRKNNQSLSRGEKSLAKAIKQPAILWLSYNVHGNEASSTETALKTLYVLAEGKLPGVQDWLKNTIVIIDPCLNPDGRERYVNYFNSVSGTKPNPDPMAREHTEPWPGGRSNHYYFDLNRDWAWQTQVETQQRLVLYQDWMPQVHVDFHEQNYNEPYYFAPAAEPVHQDVTPWQREFQVTVGKNNAKYFDRKGWQYFTKEQFDLLYPSYGDTYPLYNGAIGMTYEQGGIGAGLAVITIDKDTLTLKDRIDHHFTTGIATLETVSKNADKLVDEFRKYFEKALVTPPGVFKTYVVKAQNLSRLKRLAELLRKNHIEFAFGGSRQLKGYNYETGKVEAFTVERNDLIVNVAQPRAMLANVLFEPQTAVSDSNTYDITAWALPYAYGLNAYACKESLKGAQPFPEAPAAAVSGVEKPYAWLLPWNAIEDAKVLMALQKAGIKVRMAEEGFTVKGKAYPVGSLLVYRPENERSLKDLATRIASIEKTFKIKFEQAAGGFVDKGKDFGSSVYPILNVPKVGIVAGPESSAQSMGEIWYFFEQELGYPLTIISLDDIGALDINKINTLIFPDGAYGDNINEKLEDWIKIGGRLILMEDAILSAVGKKPFDVQKKEQLKDELVINNTPRFFSRKQANLSNAIPGAILKVELDHSHPIAAGLGNYYYTLKTDDRLYEFLNKGWNVGVLKPGSYVAGIAGEGVLKKLGNGMLFGVQPEGKGAVIYFGTNLLFRSFWEHGKQLFTNAIFLVN, encoded by the coding sequence ATGGTAAAATGCCTTCTGTTCTCTTTTTTGTTGTGGTGCGGCTGGAATATTGCGGAGGCACAGGTCAAATCTCCTGATGATTTCCTGGGCTATTCATTGGGGAGCAGGTTTACCTCGCACAATAGGACGTTGGAGTATTTCCGGTACCTAGGCAAGATCGTTAAAAACATCAGGCTTGTAAATTATGGAAAAAGCTATGAGGGGCGCGATCTACTGGTTGCTATTGTATCGGCCAAAGAGAACATAGACAACCTGGAACAGATCAGGAAGAATAACCAGAGCTTAAGCAGGGGCGAAAAGAGCTTAGCAAAAGCCATTAAGCAACCAGCGATACTTTGGCTGAGTTATAATGTTCACGGGAATGAGGCCAGTTCAACGGAGACGGCTTTAAAAACACTATACGTTTTGGCAGAAGGTAAACTGCCGGGCGTTCAGGACTGGCTAAAGAACACGATTGTAATTATAGACCCTTGCCTTAATCCGGATGGCAGGGAACGGTATGTCAATTATTTTAACAGTGTAAGCGGAACAAAGCCGAATCCTGACCCGATGGCCAGGGAGCATACCGAACCCTGGCCCGGAGGAAGATCTAACCATTATTACTTTGACCTGAACCGCGACTGGGCCTGGCAAACACAGGTAGAAACGCAGCAGCGCCTGGTGTTGTATCAAGACTGGATGCCCCAGGTTCATGTTGACTTTCATGAACAGAATTACAATGAGCCTTATTATTTTGCCCCAGCTGCCGAGCCTGTCCACCAGGATGTGACCCCCTGGCAAAGGGAGTTTCAGGTTACCGTTGGAAAGAACAATGCCAAATATTTTGACCGCAAAGGCTGGCAGTACTTTACAAAGGAGCAATTTGATCTGTTATACCCGTCTTATGGAGATACTTATCCTTTATATAATGGCGCAATTGGCATGACCTATGAACAGGGAGGTATCGGTGCCGGGTTGGCTGTGATCACTATAGATAAGGATACTTTAACACTGAAAGACCGGATCGATCATCATTTCACCACCGGAATAGCCACGCTGGAAACGGTGTCAAAGAATGCAGACAAGCTGGTAGACGAGTTCAGAAAGTATTTTGAAAAGGCATTGGTTACTCCTCCCGGCGTTTTTAAAACCTATGTGGTAAAGGCTCAAAATCTGAGCAGGCTAAAGCGCCTGGCGGAGCTTTTAAGGAAGAACCATATTGAGTTTGCCTTTGGTGGCAGCAGGCAGCTAAAGGGGTATAATTATGAAACAGGAAAGGTAGAGGCTTTTACAGTAGAGCGCAATGATTTGATTGTTAATGTAGCGCAACCCAGGGCCATGCTGGCAAATGTGCTCTTTGAGCCGCAAACAGCGGTGAGCGATTCCAATACCTACGATATTACGGCCTGGGCTTTGCCTTATGCTTACGGGTTGAACGCCTATGCCTGTAAAGAATCTCTAAAGGGAGCGCAGCCCTTTCCGGAAGCACCTGCTGCTGCGGTATCAGGCGTTGAAAAGCCCTATGCATGGCTTTTACCCTGGAACGCTATTGAAGATGCAAAGGTCCTGATGGCCTTGCAAAAAGCCGGTATCAAAGTAAGAATGGCCGAGGAAGGTTTTACGGTTAAGGGCAAGGCTTATCCTGTGGGCTCTTTGCTGGTTTACAGGCCGGAAAATGAAAGATCGCTTAAAGACCTGGCTACGCGGATTGCATCAATTGAAAAGACTTTTAAAATAAAGTTTGAGCAGGCTGCCGGAGGTTTTGTAGATAAAGGAAAGGATTTTGGCTCCTCGGTGTATCCGATATTAAATGTACCTAAGGTGGGCATTGTTGCCGGACCAGAGAGTTCTGCCCAAAGTATGGGTGAAATATGGTACTTTTTTGAGCAGGAACTTGGCTATCCCTTAACCATTATTAGCCTGGATGATATTGGTGCCCTGGATATCAATAAAATCAATACATTGATTTTTCCGGATGGCGCTTATGGGGACAACATCAATGAAAAGCTGGAAGATTGGATTAAGATCGGGGGGCGGTTAATTTTAATGGAAGATGCGATCCTGAGCGCTGTGGGAAAGAAGCCTTTCGATGTGCAAAAAAAAGAGCAGCTTAAAGATGAGCTAGTGATTAACAATACGCCAAGATTCTTTAGCCGCAAACAGGCCAATTTATCGAATGCAATTCCAGGGGCAATTTTAAAAGTAGAACTTGACCATAGCCACCCTATTGCAGCTGGGTTGGGGAATTATTATTACACGCTGAAAACAGATGATAGACTGTATGAATTCTTAAATAAAGGCTGGAATGTTGGAGTGCTGAAGCCCGGAAGTTATGTTGCGGGAATTGCAGGGGAAGGGGTTCTGAAGAAATTGGGCAACGGGATGCTTTTTGGTGTACAGCCGGAAGGCAAAGGGGCAGTGATTTATTTCGGAACGAATTTGCTTTTCCGGTCGTTTTGGGAGCACGGGAAACAGTTGTTTACCAACGCGATTTTTTTGGTGAATTAG
- a CDS encoding UDP-N-acetylmuramoyl-tripeptide--D-alanyl-D-alanine ligase translates to MTSTGSLYQHYLKHRTICTDTRNIVAGCIFFALKGEKFDANTFAEQALGLGAAYVVIDNKDYQVNDRCMLVADVLSALQDLARHHRAQLDIPVVGLTGSNGKTTTKELINTVLSRKYKTFATRGNLNNHIGVPLSVLSLGPEIEMAVIEMGANHQKEIAFLCSIAQPTHGLITNVGLAHLDGFGGFEGVKKGKAELYAYLKTHHGFAFINRNNPYLLEMSEKAGLNKVVYYGTEASNTISGKLLKADPLIELNWGNKSGTFHTNVQLTGAYNFENILAAICIGQFFELSPEQINTGLSGYSPNNNRSQISKTAHNTVICDFYNANPSSMSAALNNIAQLSGENKAIIIGDMFELGQESAVQHQNIVEQAEKLKVDTLIFIGKDFHTAKGNHTGQFFESPAEAAEFLKHNPIKNSLVLLKGSRGMALEQLLPLL, encoded by the coding sequence ATGACCAGCACCGGCTCCTTATACCAGCATTACCTCAAACATAGAACGATATGTACAGATACAAGGAATATTGTAGCGGGCTGTATTTTCTTTGCCCTTAAGGGTGAAAAATTTGATGCCAATACCTTTGCAGAACAGGCATTGGGATTGGGGGCTGCATATGTGGTTATCGACAATAAAGATTACCAGGTTAACGACCGCTGCATGCTGGTGGCAGATGTGCTCAGCGCGCTGCAGGACCTGGCCAGACATCACCGTGCCCAACTTGATATTCCGGTAGTGGGTTTAACCGGCAGCAATGGCAAAACGACTACCAAAGAGCTGATCAATACAGTACTTTCGCGCAAATACAAAACATTTGCAACCAGGGGCAACCTGAACAACCATATCGGTGTTCCGCTTTCTGTGCTGTCACTAGGTCCCGAAATAGAAATGGCCGTCATAGAAATGGGGGCCAACCATCAAAAGGAAATAGCGTTTCTTTGCAGTATTGCACAGCCCACACATGGTCTTATTACCAATGTAGGCCTGGCCCATTTAGATGGATTTGGTGGATTTGAGGGTGTAAAAAAAGGAAAAGCAGAATTATATGCCTACCTCAAAACGCATCATGGCTTCGCCTTCATCAACAGGAACAATCCTTATCTATTGGAGATGAGCGAAAAAGCCGGACTAAATAAAGTGGTTTATTACGGTACGGAAGCCAGCAACACCATCTCCGGAAAGCTGTTGAAAGCCGATCCGCTTATTGAACTCAATTGGGGAAATAAATCAGGTACATTTCATACAAACGTTCAGCTTACCGGCGCGTATAATTTCGAGAACATCCTTGCCGCCATTTGCATCGGACAGTTCTTTGAACTGAGCCCTGAACAGATCAACACAGGCCTTTCGGGCTACTCACCCAACAACAACCGCTCTCAGATCAGCAAAACAGCGCACAATACCGTAATCTGCGACTTTTACAATGCCAATCCCAGCAGCATGTCAGCAGCGTTAAACAACATTGCTCAATTGAGCGGCGAAAATAAAGCCATTATCATAGGAGACATGTTTGAACTGGGGCAGGAATCTGCAGTACAGCACCAGAACATTGTGGAACAGGCAGAAAAGCTAAAGGTGGATACCCTGATCTTTATTGGAAAAGATTTCCATACTGCAAAAGGAAACCACACAGGACAATTCTTTGAAAGCCCGGCCGAAGCCGCTGAATTTTTAAAGCACAATCCCATAAAAAACAGCTTGGTATTGTTAAAAGGATCGAGAGGAATGGCCCTTGAACAGCTCCTTCCCTTACTTTAA